Sequence from the Nitrosospira multiformis genome:
ACTGGGGTGTGGACTACTAGCCGTGGCTTTTGAGTTCGACGTCATTACGCTGTTCCCCGAAATGTTTGATGCCATCACCCGATACGGCATAACCGGCCGGGCGAAGGAAAACGGGATTTACCGGTTGCATACCTGGAACCCGCGTGATTTCACTGAGGATAATCACCGTACAGTGGATGATCGTCCTTACGGCGGCGGCCCGGGAATGCTGATGCTGGCACAGCCGCTGGAAAAAGCCGTCGCTGCAGCCAGGACGCGGCAGACAGGTAATGGTGTTAATGGGACAAAGGTAATCTATCTTTCTCCCCAAGGACGTTTGTTAGACCACGACCTGGTGATGGAACTGTGCGAATTGCCATCATTGGTACTACTCGCCGGGCGCTATGAAGGCGTGGATGAGCGTTTGATAACGCGTGAGGTGGATGACGAAGTTTCCATCGGCGATTATGTGCTCTCTGGCGGAGAGCTCGCGGCAATGGTGCTGATAGACAGTATGGTGCGGCAGATGCCAGGCGTACTGGGAGACGCGGATTCAGCCAGCCAGGACTCGTTTGTGAGTGGGTTGCTTGATTTTCCCCAGTACACGCGACCGGAAGTTTATCAGGGAAAAGTCGTGCCGGAGGTTCTCATGTCCGGCAACCACGCCAGAATCAAGCGCTGGCGTTTGCAACAGTCATTGGGCAGAACATGGCTGAGGCGACCGGATTTACTGGCGTTGAAAATTGAACGCGGCTTGACCGGAGAGGAAACCGAGTTGCTGGAAGCGTTCAAGCACGCTTATGAATCGAACTGAAGTAATAGAAACCAAGCGAAATAAAGTAAGGAGTGGCAAATGAATCTGATCGAACAACTTGAAAACGAAGAAATCAGCCGTCTTGGCAAGACAATTCCGGATTTCGCCCCCGGCGACACGGTAATTGTTAACGTCAAAGTGGTTGAAGGCGACCGTAAACGCGTACAAGCTTATGAAGGCGTTGTTATCGCCAAGCGTAATCGCGGCCTCAACTCGGCTTTTACCGTACGCAAAGTGTCCAGTGGTGAGGGTGTGGAACGAACTTTCCAGACCTATTCACCGCTAATTGCCAGCGTAGAAATCAAACGTCGTGGCGATGTTCGCCGCGCCAAGCTATATTACCTGCGGGATCGTTCCGGTAAATCGGCGCGCATTCGCGAGAAGCTTCCGGCTCGTGCCGCGGTAAAGAAGGGACCCGCGAAAGCGGAGCTGGCCTAAGCTTCAATCGCAACGCTCCGAGTCCTTGGAGCGAAGTCAAGCACCGAAAAGATCAAGGGTCAAGCGGGAGTCGGCCGCTTGACCCTACCCTATATGCGCCGGTCAGCATGGACTGGTTACAACCCGGCTGCTGAAGTAGCCAATACCGACTCTGCCCTTGGCCTATCGCTACCGGCAACCAATAGCACTCAATTTTTCTTCGGTTCCGGCTTATTCTCAATTTCCTTGTGCCAGATATCGTAGACTTCATCTGGCCACAGTGATTTGATCCAGACAATCACGTCATCGATTTGCTGATTTGTCAACTTGCCATCCCACGATGGCATGCCTCCGATATCTGCCGGACTACCTACCCGGATCATTCTTTCCAGTGTCTCGGTTGAGTGATGCCAGGCGTGGGCGCTGCCGTCCAGCGGCGGTGGCGGGTATCTGCCGTCAGCGCCAGGATTCCGCCAGCCTGGCGTGGCTTCCCCATTGGGTCCATGACAATTGGCACAATTTGCACGATAAACAGCTTCACCACGCTTGATTTTCTCGGGATCAAGCTTGCGTGCCGCCAGGTTTTTTGGCTCCGCTGGCGCGGCAATAGGTGGTGCCGGTTCAGCAGCGGGTGAGATTGAGCCGGCAGAGGGCGTTTCCGGTGCAGCAGCGGGTGCGACAGCGGGTATCGGCGCAGCGGCAGGAGGCTTCGATTCACCGCAACCGGCGATCAAGACAACTACCATGCCTGCCAGAAGGACATAGAGCAGACTCTTGTTACCCTTCGTATTTATCGGCATGAATGCGGAGGTTGAAGATTTTCTTTGCTGGTTCCCAAGGACAGCGAGAGTAAGGGAAGATTTCATGCCCCTCATTTCAATCTCATCAGGGATTCTTTTGGATCAGATGGTAGATGTCGGCTGTACACGGTCGTATCGCCTTGTTTGTTGATTAGGAGCACGTCATAAGGATCGCTGCGCGCGCCCTCCATGCCGGGAGAACCATGAGGCATTCCCGGAGCGGTCAGGCCAATCGCGCGCGGACGCTCTTTGAGAAACCGTTTGATGTCCTGTGCGGGCACGTGACCTTCAATCGCATAACCATCAACCAGGGCGGTATGACAGGAACCAAGCGTAGTGGAAATACCCGCACGCTCGCGTACCTCCTTGTTGCCCACATCGTGGGTGTTGACGGTAAAGCCATTCGCACGCATATGGTCGACCCATTTTGCGCAGCACTTGCAGGTTGCACTTTTGTAGACCTCGACGGTTGTCGAGGTGGCGTTAGCGGCAGCACTCGACAAGGCGCCGACGAGAAGGGATCCAGCTAATAAGGTGTAAGTTAGTTTTTTCATTTGGCCTCTACTTCGATTGTTCCTTTCATGCCCGGGAAACCCATACCTTTGAAGTGGCCTGGCAGCGGGCAGGCGAAGTCGACCACGCCGGCTTCAGTGAAATGCCATACCAGTTCCCCGGTCTTGCCCGGGCTGACGGAGATCATATTGGGTTCATCGGGGTGTTCCTTGTCGGGGAATTTTTTCATTATTTTTCCATGCTTATCAATTTCATCCGGGGTGCCAATCATTATCTCGTGTTTTTTCTTACCGGTGTTCTTAAGCAAGAATTTAATCGTTTCACCCTGTTTCACTTTTATTTCAGAAGGTTTAAACCGGTTCTCCACCATTGTGACTTCAATGGTGCGTGACACTTTGCTCAGATCACCAGGGCTGCCGACGGTGCTATCTCCACCCGGATGATTCTCGTCGGCGGAGATTCCGGCCGACATCAAGCCCAAGGTTAGTGCAGATACGATCAAAAGGTGCTTCATGTGTTCTCCTTTCCGTAGAGATCCCATACCCCTCTTTTAAGCATCAAACTTATTATGATTACCTTCATGTCAATATAGCAAGAAAACGCACCACCACCCATTTTATTCTAACAAGGACGTATCTGATGTGCTTTTAAATCTGGGACGCGAACATATTTTATTACCTTGTGCCGCTATCAATGGTTAAAATATCTTGATCAGTAGGATTGGGCAGATGTAATGTCATGGCGTGATAGACTGCAAAGCGGCTCTGTAGTTCCTATTTTTAATGGTTGGGCAGCCTGTGGGATTTGAAGAATCGAAGCGAAAAGAATGACGGAGAGGACAGATATCGAGAGCCGATTGTTGTTTATTAATTAAAAAGCGGCGAAATATAGACCGGCCAGCCGTTAAGCGTTTTCAGTCTGTACTAAACGAACTCCACATAATCCGGTATAGCTTGGCCAAATGCCATGCTATGAACCGAATCGGCCGCACAGGTGTGCTGGTATCTATATTTACTCCGTATAACAATAACTTGTCTGCTACTCCCCCTGCTGAGATGAAAATACCCTATATAGATATCCTTTGCCCTCTGCGCTCGTTATTCTTGACGCTGTGTCTTGTATCCGCGTTCGCGCTCTCCGGTTGTGTCTCGCCCATCGCGCTCAATCGTGCAGTCGGGGCCTATGATGAAGCCATCACCACCGCTGCTTCCCGACAGCTATTGACAAATATCGCCCGCGCTCATCACCATCAACCAATTCACTTTACCGGGGTTTCGAATGTCGCGGCTACCTTCGATTTCCGCTTCAGTGCAGGGGCCACTCCCGCGCTGGGGGGACTTGCCGGCGAGGTGTTGATGCCCACATTTGGCGGCAGCGTCGCGGAAAATCCCACCATCAGCATTGTCCCGATCGAAGGCGAAGAATTTACCAGGCGGCTGCTCACCCCGTTTCAGCAAGGCAAGCTCACGCTTCTGCTCCGTCAGCGCTTTGATATCGATCTCTTGCTGAGGTTGATGGCGCAGGAAGTGCGTATTCAGGATTCCACACCAAAGGTTGCGTATCGAAATAGACCCTCTGATTCATTGGGCTACGAAATGTTCCGTCGCGTGGTGCTGCATCTTTCGGCCATTCAGGACCAAAACCAGCTCTATGCTGAACCGCTGAATCTGGAACGCACCTGGATCATCCCCGCTGGTTCAGTTTCGGCGGAAGGCTTTCAGGCTCTGGAGAAAGAGTTTTTCGTGCTCTATAACAAGCAGGACAATACTTACATGCTTCGTAAACAAGTGCCAGGTCCGATTCTCATCACCAACTATGATCCCGAAACGCTATCCCTGGAGGAACGTGCGCAGTTGAACAATGAAGGAGGGACCTGGAATCCCCACGATGTTGCTTTCGACATTCGCTCTAACCTTCCAGGGGGAGAGTGGCCAATGAGAGGAACCTTCCGGCTCAGAAGTTTTCACGAAATTCTCAACTTCCTCGGCCGCTCCCTCGGCGACGAGCCGGAGTATCATGTCGAGAAAGACATACGGACGCTCGCCATCAAAGGCGATGAAAATCCGATCGCTACCATGGGACTCGTCGTGTCGGATAAACCGCCATTGGAAGCCGATCTTTCGATCCGTTCGCATAATCGGTACTACTCCGTGAATACCGCTGGCCCGCTTGCTCGTTGGAACCGGGATGCCTTCCAGATGTTGTACCTGTTGTTTCAAATGACCATCACGGATTTGCCGCGTACCGGCGTGCCGAGTATCACGATTGCCAAGTAATTCAACCCTTCTAGCGTTGCTGCGAATGTGCGGCGTCGCTGGGAGAGAGCAAATAGTGGGCAATGCATCCAGTCGATCTACACATGGTGTGCCTGACAAGGGTGTTCCCCGGCTATTCTAAAGCAGTGGCTGCATACTCGAAAAGCGCCATTCACCCGGTGCAAGGCCGTGCAGGGAATATGCGCCGATCGCATGGCGGATCAGCCGCAGCGTAGGGAAAGATACAGCCGCCGTCATATGTCTGACCTGGCGGTTCTTGCCTTCCATGAGCGTCAATTCGATCCATGAAGTAGGGATGTTTTTCCGGAAGCGAATAGGTGGTGTGCGCGGCCAGAGGTTCCCCGGTTCATCCAGTAGAAGTAGACGTACTTGCGCGGGCATGGTCTTGAAAGCCCTCAGTATCACACCCCGGCGCAATTT
This genomic interval carries:
- the trmD gene encoding tRNA (guanosine(37)-N1)-methyltransferase TrmD, which translates into the protein MAFEFDVITLFPEMFDAITRYGITGRAKENGIYRLHTWNPRDFTEDNHRTVDDRPYGGGPGMLMLAQPLEKAVAAARTRQTGNGVNGTKVIYLSPQGRLLDHDLVMELCELPSLVLLAGRYEGVDERLITREVDDEVSIGDYVLSGGELAAMVLIDSMVRQMPGVLGDADSASQDSFVSGLLDFPQYTRPEVYQGKVVPEVLMSGNHARIKRWRLQQSLGRTWLRRPDLLALKIERGLTGEETELLEAFKHAYESN
- the rplS gene encoding 50S ribosomal protein L19, producing the protein MNLIEQLENEEISRLGKTIPDFAPGDTVIVNVKVVEGDRKRVQAYEGVVIAKRNRGLNSAFTVRKVSSGEGVERTFQTYSPLIASVEIKRRGDVRRAKLYYLRDRSGKSARIREKLPARAAVKKGPAKAELA
- a CDS encoding c-type cytochrome, which codes for MKSSLTLAVLGNQQRKSSTSAFMPINTKGNKSLLYVLLAGMVVVLIAGCGESKPPAAAPIPAVAPAAAPETPSAGSISPAAEPAPPIAAPAEPKNLAARKLDPEKIKRGEAVYRANCANCHGPNGEATPGWRNPGADGRYPPPPLDGSAHAWHHSTETLERMIRVGSPADIGGMPSWDGKLTNQQIDDVIVWIKSLWPDEVYDIWHKEIENKPEPKKN
- a CDS encoding DUF411 domain-containing protein, with protein sequence MKKLTYTLLAGSLLVGALSSAAANATSTTVEVYKSATCKCCAKWVDHMRANGFTVNTHDVGNKEVRERAGISTTLGSCHTALVDGYAIEGHVPAQDIKRFLKERPRAIGLTAPGMPHGSPGMEGARSDPYDVLLINKQGDTTVYSRHLPSDPKESLMRLK
- a CDS encoding cupredoxin domain-containing protein yields the protein MKHLLIVSALTLGLMSAGISADENHPGGDSTVGSPGDLSKVSRTIEVTMVENRFKPSEIKVKQGETIKFLLKNTGKKKHEIMIGTPDEIDKHGKIMKKFPDKEHPDEPNMISVSPGKTGELVWHFTEAGVVDFACPLPGHFKGMGFPGMKGTIEVEAK
- a CDS encoding pseudouridine synthase — encoded protein: MSRLILFNKPYGVICQFTPEAGYKSLKDFIPLSGFYAAGRLDADSEGLVLLTDDGKLQNRISNPEHKLPKTYWVQVEGVPDEVALDKLRRGVILRAFKTMPAQVRLLLLDEPGNLWPRTPPIRFRKNIPTSWIELTLMEGKNRQVRHMTAAVSFPTLRLIRHAIGAYSLHGLAPGEWRFSSMQPLL